From the Methanobacterium sp. BAmetb5 genome, the window TTTTCCAGGGCCCTTATGGTGAGGCATCATCAGTTTACATGGATTTAATCGAATACACCCAGAAAGAAGGATACCAGATTGCGGGTGCTCCCCTGGAAAGTTATTTAAACAGCCCAGATGAGGTAGCAGAAAGTGAACTGTTAACTGAAATCCAGTTTCCAGTGGTGAAAATACAATAAGCAAGGGTTTTCAAAAAAAATAACCAAAAATCTCACTATATACAATCTCCCCGTTACAATTTCTTAGTGAGAGTTTTTTTTTTTACTGGATCAATTTCTTGGCCAGGGGACTGGCTAAATAGACCAGGTTAGCCCAGGCAAAGAAATAGTAAGATAAAAGAAGAGCTATTATTGATAAAACCGGTAAAATCATGCTGATCCGGGTAATCTGCTTTTTGGATGATTCATCCATGTTTTCATCCACCAATCCTTTACGGACGGCATAAATCCAGTTTACACAATACAGAACTCCGGCAAAAAACAGGTTCAACTGGAATATCACACTGGCACTGAAATATTGGCCGAATGTTCCTATTATCTCGGTGGAAAAGGGCACCATGGCTATAAAAAGTAACCAAAAAACGTTTATAGTGATCAAATTGGTGTCGGAACGTTTAATAAAGAAAAACTGCTGGTGGTTAACTCGCCAGAACCCCGCCAGTATCCAGAAACTGAGTGCATAACTTAACAACTTAGGCCATAACAGCCATAATTGGTGTAGGAATGCCCCTTCAGTCAATGCAGAAGACATGTCGGGTACTCCTATGCTTAAAACCAGTAAGGTCATGGCAATGGCAAATATACCATCCACCAGTGTTTCAATACGACTGGTGGTAACCCAGTTATTTATTGAATCCGAATGAGTTCTCATTACAATATGGTTTATTTACACTTCCGGATATAATTATGGGATGAGATAGATGAAAAAATATGTTTTGCCTTTTTAATGCAGCAGTATCGGGTTATTCCAACCAATCAAGCTAAAATAATGTGATGAAGTAAAGGGCAAAACTAGTTTAAAATAGAACACCAAGGTAGTTATGGTGTAACCATGGAAGTAAAAGAGAAAAGGATTAAAGAAACCTACGTGGCCTACATCCCACACCACGGAAGTTATGATAAGATTCCAGAGTATATTGAAGAAATCAAACAATGGATAAATGAAAAAGGCCTTAAAACTAATGGCCAGGCCTATGGAACCTACCTTAACAGCCCAGAAGATGTGGCTGAAGAAGATCTGCAATATGAAATTGGATTCTCCTTTGAAGGTAATGCTATGCCCGAAGGCAAAATAGGTATTAAAGAAATGCCCGAACATACTGTTCTAACTGCCCTACACCAAGGACCTTATACCAAAGTAGGGCCAATTATACACGGTTTAGCCGAATATGCAGTTGAAAATGGTTATGATGTTGTGGGACCAATAACTGAAGTATACCTCAATGATCCCGCCCAAGTTCCCGAAGGGGAACTCTTGACTGAGGTACAGCTTCCCGTGATAAAAATTAAATGATCATTTTTCAATCTTTCTTTAACTCTTTTTTTTAAATTAAGAACCCTATTCCAGATTTTTAAAAAAAAATAGATGAATTTGTCCCCACTAAAGATATTTAGGGCCACCTAAACTTCTTTAGATGTGCGGAATAATTGGGTGTAATTTGGGCATAGCTATTTATTATTTGGAATCAATAAAATAGACTAGTTCTTAATTAATTCTAAAAGAATTAAAAGAACCATATCCAGAATCACATGGGTTATACTGCTTAGGAAAAGTGAAAAAACCACAAACTATTAATGATAGTAATAATAACAAAGTATAAATTATTTAAAAATATAAAGATGATACATTTAAAGCACCTGGCTCGTGTTTATCTTGAATAGAACCAGGAGGAAAAATGCGTAACCTCGAAAAATTTAAAGAATACATCCCCCGAATGGGAGAACCTAACGTAAAAAGTGTTGCTTTATTAATTGATGGACCTAACATGCTACGGAAAGAATTCGACTTCGATCTTGAAGTAGTACAAGAATTACTTACTGATTACGGGAAAATAAGGGTAGGAAAAGTATTTTTGAACCAGTACGCTTCGGATAAACTTATTGAAGCCATAGTTAACCAGGGATTATCCCCCATTATTGTTGCTGGAGATATAGATGTTCAAATGGCAGTTGAAGCCTTTGAAGCCATACACAACCCCAACATTGATGTTGTGGCATTAATGACCCGTAACACCGATTTTTTACCACTGATCAACATTGCCAAAGAAAATGGGAAGGAAACTCTGGTAATTGGTGCTGAACCTGGTTTCAGTATTGCCCTCAAGAACTCGGCAGATAGCACCATAGTTCTGAAAAAACAGCGCCAACCCCATGGAGCAGTTTAAATAGATTAACTATTAAATTGCCCTATTTTTTATTTTTACTCCCTATTATCCTTATTTTTAAAATTAAATCAATTAGTGCAATTCTTGCTATTTTATTCCCTTCTTCATAAATTTATTCCTCTGAAGTATTTTCTAATAATTTAGTATTATTCCCTTTACCTCATTTTTTTTATAAATTTTTAAGAACTGTCATTAAACCATTTAGCTAATTAATAGGTTAAATGAATAATTTCTAATTTTAAACAACTCTAATTATTATTGATGCATTTTACAGCCTTCTAAACTACATTCACACTCTATTCAGGAAAAATTTATATGGGAGGTGGATTTTATCTTTAAATCCTACTGATCTAGGGCTGTCAACATAACCCTTGTTGTATCCCCAAAATAATCATAGTCCTGCAAGTGTGATGGAAACATTCATAGTGTACTAAGCATTATGTTTGTACGAAAATAAGGTATGAAATAGATTGGGTATGAAAATACATTAAAATCAAAATTATCATTTCTGTACTTAAGGTGTCAATATGTACGTGGTTGTAATGGGTGGTGGAAGAGTCGGGCTGAACCTGGCTTCTTTTTTAATTGCAGATGGTCATGATGTGACCTTAATTGAAAATGATGAAAATCTATGCACCAATGCTGCAGCAGAGCTGGATGCACTGGTGATCTGTGGCAATGGTACTGACACCAAAACCCTGGAAGAGGCCAACGTGTCCAGTGCCGATGTTTTTGTGGCGGCAACTGGAAATGACGAAGCTAACCTGCTGGCCTGTATACTGGTACGAGAATTTAATATTCCCAAGATCATTGCCAGGGTAAGCGAGCCCAGCCACGGTGAAGCCTTCCGCAAGGTGGGTATTGACTCGGTTATCAGTCCGGAAATCACTGCAGCCAGTTACGTGGAAAAATTAATCATACGGCCCAAAATTGCTGATTTAGTGGTTATGGGAAAGGGGGATGCAGAATTACTTGATTTTAACCTGGAAAATGAAAAGGTAGTAGGTAAAAAAATAGGGGATATCAGCCCCACCGATGATTTTATAATTGTCGCGGTCTACGAGAATGGGGATATAACCATTCCTAAACCAGAGATAGTGTTAAAAAAAGGTATGAAAGTTTCTATACTGGTTAAAACCAAAGCCGCACGTGCAGTTATGAAAAGATTCACTAAATAAGGTTAAGGTTATTTTTTCGGTCTCAATGATTTTTAAGGAATAATTCGTGCTTAAACCAATTCTCCCTGATTATCCCAAATTTGGTTAATGATATCTATAATTTTTGGATTAGACAAACTATAATGAACCCATACCCCTTCTTTACGCCATTTTAAGTAGCCTGCTTTTTTTAAAATGTTTAAATGGTGTGAAATAGTAGGTTGAGGTTTTTCCATAGCGGTGATAATTTCACAAACACATAACTCACCGTGTTTCAACAGGTGGAGGATCTTTAAGCGGGTGGGATCCGCAAGGGCCTTTAGTGTATCGGCATTTTCGTACAGGACTTCATCATCAGGGAGGGTGGCCATGATCTTTTTCAACCTCTTAATCTGGTCTTCACCGGGCTTATCCCCACCAATTTCACATGCTTTCATGGACTTGGTTATAACCTGTGATATATTTAAATATATGGATATTTAGTGGGAAGGTGAAAATGGAATACCGAAAATGTCTATGTTTTGTAACCACCGGACAATATCCCCCTAGCAGGAGATTTTGCATTTACATAGTCTCTGGATCCTGTTCTGCAATGCAGAATCCACAAACTGCACCAGGATTATCTTTTTGTCTTTCTTTCACCGGGCAGAGAAATTTTTCCCCATCATATTTCACCTGCAGGCCCCCAGGGAATGGTGTACCCACCGGATGAACCGATTCTGCCAGGATAAAGGTAGTGTAAAGAGAGATGATCTTGTAGATCTTAAAAAAGGCCGGATCAAATCCTCCCCCCTCTGCTGCCAGTTTTTCCTGTTCCTGTAATAACTGGACTGCATCTTGAACTTCTGCTATATCCAGAAGCTCATCACTCTCTACGTGATGGACTTTAACCTCCTGGATTCGCATTATAAAAGCCTTAGTGTAAGACTCCAGGTATTCCTTTCGGTAGTTGCCCTGCACATATTTAGCATCATCTACAAGGAATAAACTGGCCCGTATTATGTCCTGAAGGCCAATTAAATTGGTTTCACTCCTTAAAATAGTGAAAAACTTCTTCGTGCCGATTTTTTGATAAGAGGGAATATCATCTATAGTTTCCATTTATTTCACTAATCCGGGTTAATAATTCACCTACTCATTTCAATTACTCATATAAAATTTCTGTGGAAGGTTAAACCCTGATGGTATGGACTAATTGATCCTATCCTTTATCTTCCTCTCTTAAATCATCCATGTCCTTTTTTACCTTCTTTTTCATGAATTCAACACAAATTTCTCCTTCTTCATCCAATCTGGAAACATCAGAAGGTTTAAAATTTTCCTCTTTGAGTTCTTCCAGTACATTAAGAGTTTTAGCAGGAGTAACTCCCTTTTGATTAAGTATTTTGGTAGTGCAGTTACCATCACAGCCATTTATGGCAATAATGGGATATTTTTTAATTAAATTTCTAAAACCTTCCCTATCGGCAGCAGTGGCACCCATACAAATAGAAATCGTGTTTTCAGTCTCATTTACCGTGTCTGCAGAGGTTACACGGGCCACCAGACCATAGGGACTCATTCCACTGCAGGCAGCTAATGCTATTTTCTCAGAATTCATTTTTCCATCTCCGGGAATATTCAGCCTAAGTATATTAATTTTTTTTATCCTTCAACTTGGCATTTATTCGGTCAAATATATCTTTAACATGAGCATATCCCTTTTCATCGAAGGGACATGATTCTATACAGTAAGTACAGCCTTGTGTGCAACCTATACAACGAGCTTGAATAAATTCTATTTCCTTGTTACCGCAGCATGTTTTTTGTTCTATCAATGCTTTTTCTGGACAGGCTCTAATGCATTTACCACATTTTGCACAGTATTCCAGTATCCAGGAGTGCTCATTATGATTCTTAACCGGTAAATTTTCTATATTGGTCAGTATTGCTGAAATTTTCTGTCGAGGCCCCAGTTCCGGTGTTATTAACAGACCACTTTGCCCTATCCATCCTAAACCGGCCTCTTGACCCAGGGGTGAGAAATTTAACATGCTCCCGTAGGGATGGGCTACCTGGGTAGCAAAACCCTGTGACCGGATAAAATCAGAGAGGGCGTAAGTTATGTTCCCCATTTTTTTATAGGTTGCATCATTTAATTCCTGGGCTTTTGAACCAGGGGGTGTTTCTATGATATCTTCACCCATTTCTAAGGTCAAAACAATGGCATTGGTGTAGGTGGGTTCCTCAGTGTTGACTAATTCCGGATTTATCCGGGTGTATCCAATATCTACAATGCCCATTGCCTGGGCAAATTTCTCAAAATCCTCTAAAAAGCTATTGTTTACGGTATTTACAGGTTCCTTTGGATTTTCCACCAGAGATTCATCAGGGAATTCTCCCCCACATCCACAGGAGCATTCATTATTCTCCTCGATTTGTGAGGTTGTTTCCGGTGACATCCCCTCACATCCGCAAACTTCACTTTCTCCAATTTTAGATGTTTCGGGAACTGTTTCACCAGAACATCCACAACTTTCACTTGTTTCACTAGTCTTAGATGATTTCAAAGCGGGCCCCTCACATCCGCACCGCTTGTTCTCTGGTTTAATTAGGGACCCCACTTCCAGGGGAGTTTTAATTGCCTTTATTTGTATACTGATTAATTTTCCTTTCAGGCGTTCATCCAGGTCAGTCTCTGTAAAGAAGTGGGCACCAATGACTTCTACTTTACCAAATCCTGCATTCTTTATGGTTTCCATGTATTCTTCTTTTTCCATGGCTCCTGCTGTGCATTCTG encodes:
- a CDS encoding TMEM175 family protein translates to MRTHSDSINNWVTTSRIETLVDGIFAIAMTLLVLSIGVPDMSSALTEGAFLHQLWLLWPKLLSYALSFWILAGFWRVNHQQFFFIKRSDTNLITINVFWLLFIAMVPFSTEIIGTFGQYFSASVIFQLNLFFAGVLYCVNWIYAVRKGLVDENMDESSKKQITRISMILPVLSIIALLLSYYFFAWANLVYLASPLAKKLIQ
- a CDS encoding putative zinc-binding protein; the protein is MNSEKIALAACSGMSPYGLVARVTSADTVNETENTISICMGATAADREGFRNLIKKYPIIAINGCDGNCTTKILNQKGVTPAKTLNVLEELKEENFKPSDVSRLDEEGEICVEFMKKKVKKDMDDLREEDKG
- a CDS encoding metalloregulator ArsR/SmtB family transcription factor — its product is MKACEIGGDKPGEDQIKRLKKIMATLPDDEVLYENADTLKALADPTRLKILHLLKHGELCVCEIITAMEKPQPTISHHLNILKKAGYLKWRKEGVWVHYSLSNPKIIDIINQIWDNQGELV
- the arsM gene encoding arsenite methyltransferase, with the protein product MTEKEIKDFVKERYSKIAAKENSSSCSCCSETGVDRIIQQAKAVGYSEEEIKSIPAEAIFGLGCGNPTALAEIKKGETVLDLGSGGGIDVFLAANKVGESGKVIGVDMTEKMVETALENAKAGGYHNVEFKLGEIENLPLEDNSVDLVISNCVINLTPDKSVAYREVYRVLKEGGRILISDIVTEGHLPDEIRKSFQAWSECTAGAMEKEEYMETIKNAGFGKVEVIGAHFFTETDLDERLKGKLISIQIKAIKTPLEVGSLIKPENKRCGCEGPALKSSKTSETSESCGCSGETVPETSKIGESEVCGCEGMSPETTSQIEENNECSCGCGGEFPDESLVENPKEPVNTVNNSFLEDFEKFAQAMGIVDIGYTRINPELVNTEEPTYTNAIVLTLEMGEDIIETPPGSKAQELNDATYKKMGNITYALSDFIRSQGFATQVAHPYGSMLNFSPLGQEAGLGWIGQSGLLITPELGPRQKISAILTNIENLPVKNHNEHSWILEYCAKCGKCIRACPEKALIEQKTCCGNKEIEFIQARCIGCTQGCTYCIESCPFDEKGYAHVKDIFDRINAKLKDKKN
- a CDS encoding TrkA family potassium uptake protein — protein: MYVVVMGGGRVGLNLASFLIADGHDVTLIENDENLCTNAAAELDALVICGNGTDTKTLEEANVSSADVFVAATGNDEANLLACILVREFNIPKIIARVSEPSHGEAFRKVGIDSVISPEITAASYVEKLIIRPKIADLVVMGKGDAELLDFNLENEKVVGKKIGDISPTDDFIIVAVYENGDITIPKPEIVLKKGMKVSILVKTKAARAVMKRFTK
- a CDS encoding DUF2115 family protein; this encodes METIDDIPSYQKIGTKKFFTILRSETNLIGLQDIIRASLFLVDDAKYVQGNYRKEYLESYTKAFIMRIQEVKVHHVESDELLDIAEVQDAVQLLQEQEKLAAEGGGFDPAFFKIYKIISLYTTFILAESVHPVGTPFPGGLQVKYDGEKFLCPVKERQKDNPGAVCGFCIAEQDPETM
- a CDS encoding TIGR00288 family NYN domain-containing protein — its product is MRNLEKFKEYIPRMGEPNVKSVALLIDGPNMLRKEFDFDLEVVQELLTDYGKIRVGKVFLNQYASDKLIEAIVNQGLSPIIVAGDIDVQMAVEAFEAIHNPNIDVVALMTRNTDFLPLINIAKENGKETLVIGAEPGFSIALKNSADSTIVLKKQRQPHGAV
- a CDS encoding GyrI-like domain-containing protein encodes the protein MEVKEKRIKETYVAYIPHHGSYDKIPEYIEEIKQWINEKGLKTNGQAYGTYLNSPEDVAEEDLQYEIGFSFEGNAMPEGKIGIKEMPEHTVLTALHQGPYTKVGPIIHGLAEYAVENGYDVVGPITEVYLNDPAQVPEGELLTEVQLPVIKIK